A single region of the Ziziphus jujuba cultivar Dongzao chromosome 10, ASM3175591v1 genome encodes:
- the LOC107412376 gene encoding uncharacterized protein LOC107412376, translated as MRTPPSLLSLTIDSALFNISNISDLSPLPDHILLDLFLRTLKAGKLNEKVLKLFLATGKDEVLALIQALNIRQNLIPVLPTRCSEKF; from the exons ATGAGAACCCCGCCATCTTTGCTCTCTCTCACAATTGACTCGGCACTCTTTAATATCTCTAACATCTCTGATCTCTCTCCACTCCCTGATCACATCCTTCTCGACCTTTTCCTG AGAACTTTGAAAGCTGGAAAGCTTAACGAGAAAGTTCTCAAGTTGTTCTTGGCAACTGGCAAAGATGAAGTCCTTGCACTAATTCAGGCTCTTAATATCCGGCAGAATCTCATCCCTGTACTTCCTACAA GATGCTCAGAAAAGTTCTGA
- the LOC107412358 gene encoding protein LUTEIN DEFICIENT 5, chloroplastic — MAVNFPLLQSSSSFQAKFHTSRLRPRGMCGFCRITCLSSNGREPDSVDNGVKGVEKLMEEKKRAELSARIASGEFTVKQSGFPSQMRNSLAKLGVPRELLELLFSWVESDEDYPKIPTAKGSIRAVQSEAFFIPLYELFLTYGGIFRLTFGPKSFLIVSDPSITKHILRENSKAYSKGILAEILDFVMGKGLIPADGEIWRVRRRAIVPALHMKYVAAMINLFGQATERLCQKLNAAAFDGEDVEMESLFSRLTLDIIGKAVFNYDFDSLTNDTGIIEAVYTVLREAEDRSVAPIPFWEIPIWKDISPKQKKVSAALKFVNDTLDDLIAICKRMVDEEELQFHEEYMNEQDPSILHFLLASGDDVSSKQLRDDLMTLLIAGHETSAAVLTWTFYLLSKEPRVVAKLQEEVDSILGDRFPTIEDVKKLKYATRVINESLRLYPQPPVLIRRSLENDVLGGYPIKRGEDIFISLWNLHRSPKHWENADKFEPERWPLDGPNPNEVNQNFSYLPFGGGPRKCVGDMFATYETVVALAMLVRRFNFQMALGAPEVNMTTGATIHTTDGLKMTVTRRMKPPIVPVLDTPALEVDKSDGVSEKDPLVA, encoded by the exons ATGGCAGTCAATTTCCCTTTGCTTCAGTCTTCTTCCTCATTCCAAGCGAAGTTCCATACCAGCAGACTCAGACCAAGGG GAATGTGTGGATTCTGTAGAATTACATGCTTATCTTCTAATGGGAGAGAGCCCGACTCTGTGGACAATGGAGTGAAGGGCGTTGAGAAATTAATGGAAGAGAAAAAACGTGCCGAGCTGTCAGCTCGAATTGCTTCAGGAGAATTCACAGTCAAGCAATCTGG TTTTCCATCTCAAATGAGGAACAGTTTGGCGAAATTGGGTGTCCCTAGGGAGTTGCTGGAACTATTATTTAGTTGGGTTGAGAGTGATGAAGACTATCCTAAGATTCCAACAGCAAAAGGGTCAATTCGTGCTGTCCAGAGCGAGGCCTTTTTTATCCCCTTGTATGAACTTTTTCTCACATATGGTGGAATTTTCAGGTTGACCTTTGGACCCAAG TCATTTTTAATAGTTTCTGATCCTTCCATTACGAAACACATACTGAGAGAAAATTCAAAGGCATATTCAAAG GGTATCCTGGCAGAAATTCTAGATTTTGTCATGGGGAAGGGACTTATCCCAGCTGATGGTGAAATATGGCGTGTCCGGCGACGTGCAATTGTTCCAGCATTGCATATGAAG TATGTAGCAGCTATGATTAATCTCTTTGGACAAGCCACAGAGAGGCTTTGCCAGAAGCTAAATGCTGCGGCATTTGATGGGGAAGATGTTGAGATGGAGTCACTTTTTTCGCGTTTGACATTAGATATCATTGGCAAGGCAGTTTTCAATTATGATTTTGACTCCTTAACAAATGATACTGGGATAATTGAG GCTGTTTATACTGTCTTGAGAGAAGCAGAAGATCGTAGTGTAGCACCAATTCCATTCTGGGAGATCCCAATTTGGAAAGACATTTCACCGAAACAGAAAAAGGTTTCAGCAGCTCTCAAATTCGTTAACGACACACTTGATGATCTGATTGCAATATGCAAG AGGATGGTTGACGAAGAAGAGCTCCAGTTTCATgaggaatatatgaatgaacaGGATCCTAGCATTCTTCATTTTCTCTTGGCGTCGGGAGATGAT GTTTCTAGCAAGCAACTCCGCGATGATTTGATGACATTGCTTATAGCTGGGCATGAAACATCAGCTGCAGTTTTAACATGGACCTTTTATCTTTTGTCCAAG GAGCCTAGGGTTGTGGCAAAGCTCCAAGAGGAG GTTGATTCTATACTAGGAGATAGATTTCCAACTATTGAGGATGTAAAGAAACTCAAGTATGCAACTCGAGTAATCAACGAA TCCTTAAGGCTTTACCCACAACCACCAGTATTGATACGACGATCTCTTGAAAATGATGTGCTTGGAGGTTATCCTATAAAAAG GGGTgaggacatatttatttctctGTGGAATCTGCATCGTAGTCCTAAACATTGGGAGAATGCAGATAAGTTTGAACCAGAAAGGTGGCCCTTGGATGGACCCAATCCAAATGAAGTAAACCAAAATTTCAG tTACTTGCCATTTGGTGGAGGACCAAGGAAGTGCGTCGGTGACATGTTTGCTACATATGAG ACTGTAGTAGCACTTGCAATGCTTGTTCGGAGATTTAACTTCCAAATGGCACTTGGAGCTCCAGAA GTCAACATGACAACAGGGGCAACAATTCACACAACCGATGGATTGAAGATGACTGTAACAAGAAGAATGAAACCTCCTATAGTACCCGTATTGGATACACCAGCACTGGAAGTAGATAAGTCTGATGGTGTTTCCGAAAAGGACCCTTTAGTTGCTTAG
- the LOC112490671 gene encoding uncharacterized protein LOC112490671 — MEEGHGESSSSSSSSDIGSNELPDQQNQPNSNHQDLITQTASSLLQAAGPLAIFESSAVPATIQHVGIPQLQQSNGAASHVLFPPSAVESSQPEIQLLNPEQDMGLILRNHSNVPSQNGDIQTEQEMSLMLRDHQMISNLSASRTTIHADHLVPSQTMGMVNHGYMYPIDQPIRNFANVFGSINTYHLPTSNLPPEFRLESSSRLQLPHVQQPPSQAPPESANGVSSFMKTQWTNWQPQNPISMLESSTAIGSSQEIQFQGLLNQSNTGTSNFYPSAGTTASQIPVPNLPIQQGMSGYNVGSSLPLLFEGLSSNYNKQGMQGNFGNSIQYEFGDSSTRPAKMKIPWQDNIPPSPNLQLASWISQGQGSQGLNFSTSNTQISRPMRNTVYDPMYEAMGLPVDPHLRMFVARRDTGNEDL, encoded by the exons ATGGAAGAGGGACATGGAGAgtcatcatcatcctcttctTCCTCAGATATTGGAAGTAATGAATTACCTGATCAACAAAATCAACCCAATTCTAATCATCAGGATCTAATTACTCAAACTGCATCATCATTGCTTCAAGCTGCTgg ACCTCTAGCAATATTTGAATCGTCTGCTGTACCTGCAACCATTCAACATGTTGGTATTCCACAGCTGCAACAATCCAATGGTGCTGCATCACATGTACTCTTCCCTCCATCTGCA gtGGAGTCATCTCAGCCAGAAATTCAATTACTGAATCCTGAGCAAGACATGGGTTTGATCCTTCGAAACCATTCAAATGTTCCTTCACAAAATGGCGATATTCAAACTGAACAAGAAATGAGTTTGATGCTTCGAGACCATCAGATGATCAGTAACCTTTCAGCTTCTCGAACTACCATTCATGCTGATCACTTGGTTCC GTCTCAAACAATGGGAATGGTGAATCATGGCTATATGTACCCTATCGATCAACCAATTCGAAATTTTGCAAATGTTTTTGGGAGCATTAATACTTACCATCTTCCTACATCGAACTTGCCTCCAGAGTTTCGTTTGGAGTCATCCTCTAGGCTCCAGCTGCCCCATGTCCAGCAACCACCTTCTCAA GCACCACCTGAAAGTGCAAATGGTGTATCCTCCTTCATGAAGACACAATGGACTAATTGGCAACCCCAGAATCCAATTTCTATGCTTGAGTCTTCAACTGCAATCGG ATCATCACAAGAAATTCAGTTCCAAGGATTGCTGAATCAATCTAACACCGGAACAAGTAACTTTTATCCAAGTGCAGGCACTACAGCAAGTCAAATTCCAGTCCCAAACCTGCCAATTCAGCAA GGAATGAGCGGCTACAATGTTGGATCCTCGCTTCCTCTTCTTTTTGAAGGCCTGTCATCCAATTACAATAAA CAAGGAATGCAGGGAAATTTTGGGAATTCCATTCAATACGAATTTGGAGACTCATCAACAAGACCTGCAAAG ATGAAAATTCCATGGCAAGATAACATTCCACCATCACCTAATCTTCAGTTGGCTAGTTGGATTTCTCAAGGTCAGGGTTCTCAAGGCCTTAACTTTAGCACATCTAATACCCAAATCTCAAG GCCTATGAGGAACACAGTTTATGATCCAATGTATGAAGCAATGGGTTTACCGGTGGACCCTCATTTGCGCATGTTTGTAGCAAGGCGTGACACCG GAAATGAAGACCTATGA
- the LOC107412373 gene encoding CCA tRNA nucleotidyltransferase, mitochondrial isoform X2: MRVAVKPLLLLQLPNFRPTKKPNILPTFRNSYSIPLNTPFQTTLTKTLTRGISMAASSPPPTTVHVRDEIELTNVEKKIFDRLLGTLRHFGLQNQLRVAGGWVRDKLLGKDCYDIDIALEDMMGSEFVAKVRDYLLSVGEEPQGIAVIPSNPEQSKHLETARMRICDMWIDFVNLRCEEYSDDSRIPKTQKFGTAEEDAYRRDLTINSLFYNINTSSVEDYTKRGLEDLKSGRIVTPLPPKATFMDDPLRVLRAIRFGARFEFILDEELKEAAAGDDVKGALAAKISRERIGTEIDLMISGKQPVKAMAYICDLKLFWVVFSLPPKFEPAVSEGCDRLCIGYLDATWNLIQLIGCSTFSDEYRRLCLYAAMFLPLRKTIYKDNKAKKIPVVNYILRESLKRKASDAETVINVHNAMEKFLSLIPFLASNENIQLSEVEWGKEFADVPVTSQLRVLTGIYLISSFELHIWHMASVFLLTVQVSCYEKSKIFGELPCWCLLCCIKLNALKILKTRTFTLTS; this comes from the exons ATGCGCGTAGCAGTGaagcctcttcttcttcttcagcttcCCAACTTCCGACCGACCAAGAAACCCAACATTTTGCCGACGTTTCGAAACTCCTATTCCATTCCTCTAAATACTCCATTTCAAACCACCCTCACCAAGACCCTCACCCGAGGTATTTCAATGGCCGCTTCTTCGCCTCCGCCGACGACCGTACACGTCAGGGACGAAATCGAACTCACCAACGTCGAGAAGAAGATCTTCGATAGGCTTCTTGGAACTCTTCGCCATTTCGGCCTCCAAAACCAGCTCCGAGTCGCTGGCGGCTGGGTGCGTGACAAG CTTCTAGGGAAAGACTGCTACGACATTGATATTGCTCTGGAAGACATGATGGGCTCTGAATTTGTTGCCAAGGTCAGGGATTATTTGTTATCTGTTGGGGAAGAGCCACAAGGAATTGCTGTTATTCCAAG CAATCCAGAGCAGTCAAAACATTTAGAAACAGCAAGGATGAGGATATGTGATATGTGGATTGATTTTGTAAACTTAAGGTGTGAAGAGTATAGTGATGATAGTCGCATTCCTAAAACG CAAAAATTTGGCACAGCGGAAGAAGATGCATATAGAAGGGATCTAACCATTAACAG TTTGTTTTACAATATTAACACCAGCTCGGTTGAAGATTACACTAAAAGAG GCCTAGAAGATCTGAAATCTGGAAGAATTGTGACACCTTTACCACCTAAGGCTACTTTTATGGATGATCCACTACGAGTTCTCCGAGCTATTCGTTTTG GTGCACGATTTGAATTCATTTTAGATGAAGAACTAAAGGAAGCTGCTGCCGGTGATGATGTAAAGGGTGCACTGGCAGCTAAAATTAGCCGAGAGCGTATTGGAACTGAA ATTGATCTCATGATTTCTGGAAAGCAACCGGTCAAAGCAATGGCCTATATTTGTGATTTGAAGTTATTTTGGGTTGTCTTCAGTCTTCCTCCAAAGTTTGAGCCTGCAGTATCAGAAGGATGCGACAG GCTTTGCATTGGTTACTTGGATGCTACATGGAACCTTATTCAGTTAATTGGTTGCTCCACGTTCAGT GATGAATATAGAAGGCTCTGTTTGTATGCCGCAATGTTCCTTCCACTcagaaaaacaatatataaggATAATAAAGCAAAAAAG ATTCCTGTTGTTAACTACATTTTACGGGAGTCTCTTAAGCGAAAAGCCAGCGATGCTGAAACA GTTATAAATGTTCACAATGCCATGGAAAAATTCTTATCTTTGATTCCCTTTCTTGCATCAAATGAGAACATCCAACTAAGCGAAGTTGAGTGGGGAAAAGAATTTGCTGATGTCCCTGTAACCTCACAGTTGCGAGTATTGACAG GCATTTATCTGATATCTTCTTTTGAGTTGCATATTTGGCATATGGCTAGCGTTTTTTTGTTGACCGTCCAGGTTTCCTGCTACGAGAAATCAAAGATTTTTGGCGAGTTGCCTTGCTGGTGTCTACTTTGTTGTATAAAATTGAATGCACTGAAGATCTTAAAAACAAGAACTTTCACCTTGACGAGCTAA
- the LOC107412431 gene encoding probable UDP-arabinopyranose mutase 5 yields MSHSHINVKDDEVDIVIAALRSDLTSFLNEWRPIFSRFHLIIVQDPDLKEELHLSEGFNIDIYKKSDIDRIVGSSSSTVFTGYSCRYFGFLVSQKKYIVSIDDDCMPAKDKDGSLVDVVAQHISNLATPATPFFFNTLYDPFRKGADFVRGYPFSLRTGVTCALSCGLWLNLADYDAPTQALKGGQRNSRYVDAVLTVPARALMPLSGINIAFDRELVGPTLFPAFRLAKEGKFRWETVEDIWSGMCAKVICDHLGLGVKSGLPYVWRTERGNAIDSLKKEWEGVKLMEEVVPFFQSVRLNREIVKTEDCVLEVAKQVKEQLGQSDPVFTRAAEAMVEWVKLWKEVGSS; encoded by the coding sequence ATGTCTCACTCACATATCAATGTCAAGGATGATGAGGTTGATATTGTGATCGCAGCACTCCGTTCTGACCTGACATCGTTCCTGAACGAATGGAGACCAATATTCTCTCGATTTCACTTGATCATAGTCCAGGACCCTGATCTGAAAGAGGAACTCCATTTATCAGAAGGCTTTAAcattgatatttataaaaaatctgATATAGACCGAATAGTGGGTTCCTCCAGTTCCACTGTCTTCACTGGTTACTCATGCAGGTATTTTGGCTTTCTTGTGTCCCAGAAGAAATACATTGTCTCTATTGATGATGACTGCATGCCAGCCAAGGACAAAGATGGTTCTTTAGTAGATGTTGTGGCCCAGCATATATCCAATCTGGCAACTCCAGCTACTCCCTTCTTTTTTAACACACTGTATGATCCTTTCCGAAAGGGAGCAGATTTTGTTCGTGGTTACCCATTCAGCCTACGTACTGGGGTCACATGTGCACTGTCATGTGGATTGTGGCTGAATTTGGCAGACTATGATGCACCCACACAAGCTCTCAAGGGAGGGCAGAGGAATTCACGATACGTAGATGCTGTGCTGACTGTCCCAGCTAGAGCCTTGATGCCTTTGAGTGGAATCAACATTGCTTTCGACCGTGAGTTGGTGGGCCCAACTTTGTTCCCGGCTTTTAGATTGGCAAAGGAGGGGAAGTTTAGGTGGGAAACAGTGGAAGATATTTGGAGTGGAATGTGTGCAAAGGTTATATGTGATCATCTTGGGCTTGGTGTGAAAAGTGGACTTCCCTATGTATGGAGAACAGAAAGGGGCAATGCCATCGATAGCTTGAAAAAAGAGTGGGAAGGGGTGAAGCTGATGGAGGAAGTGGTTCCTTTCTTTCAGTCAGTAAGGTTGAATCGAGAAATAGTTAAAACAGAGGATTGTGTACTGGAGGTTGCAAAACAGGTGAAGGAGCAGCTAGGTCAATCGGATCCTGTATTTACTCGTGCTGCTGAAGCAATGGTGGAGTGGGTGAAGCTTTGGAAGGAAGTGGGATCCAGTTAG
- the LOC107412364 gene encoding uncharacterized protein At4g13230 — MASFSLVTSLPKFAHVGGTIARRCMYKPSSVFLPVAHRRMQTQARSHQEASAAKAKEAVQEGVKQAKETGQNIKDTAASAADNVTQKAKEMAGKVSETAQDVAEKAKQTAQDAWGTAKDTAQKAKDTVIGKAEESKNCVQEKAEQVKKTMN, encoded by the exons ATGGCAAGCTTTAGCCTGGTTACCAGCCTCCCAAAATTTGCTCATGTTGGAGGAACAATTGCAAGGAGATGTATGTACAAACCCAGCAGTGTCTTTTTGCCTGTTGCCCATAGACGCATGCAA ACACAGGCACGCTCACATCAAGAAGCTTCAGCAGCAAAAGCCAAAGAAGCAGTACAAGAAGGGGTAAAGCAAGCCAAGGAGACTGGTCAAAATATCAAAGATACTGCTGCCTCTGCTGCTGACAAT GTTACCCAAAAGGCTAAAGAGATGGCAGGAAAGGTGAGTGAAACAGCCCAAGATGTGGCGGAGAAAGCAAAGCAGACAGCGCAAGACGCTTGGGGAACTGCTAAAGACACAGCCCAGAAGGCCAAAGATACCGTGATAGGCAAGGCTGAAGAGTCTAAAAATTGTgtccaagaaaaagccgagcAAGTGAAAAAGaccatgaattaa